A window from Malania oleifera isolate guangnan ecotype guangnan chromosome 7, ASM2987363v1, whole genome shotgun sequence encodes these proteins:
- the LOC131159566 gene encoding 15.7 kDa heat shock protein, peroxisomal yields the protein MAEVFSGDPFRRFFLSPPIYRTWPGSTALMDWLETPSAHVFKLNVPGFSKDEIKVQIEDGNILHIKGEGGKDESGGKDTVWHVAERGNGKGDFSREIELPEGVKVDHIKAHVENGVLTIVVPKDTNPKPSKVRTINVSSKL from the exons ATGGCGGAGGTTTTCTCTGGCGACCCTTTCAGGCGCTTCTTCCTTAGCCCTCCGATTTACCGAACGTGGCCCGGATCAACGGCCCTCATGGACTGGCTCGAGACCCCTTCTGCCCACGTCTTCAAGCTCAACGTCCCAG GTTTCAGCAAAGATGAGATAAAGGTGCAGATTGAAGATGGGAACATTTTGCACATAAAAGGGGAAGGTGGGAAAGATGAATCTGGCGGAAAGGACACTGTTTGGCATGTGGCAGAAAGAGGAAATGGGAAGGGGGATTTCTCTAGGGAAATTGAATTACCAGAGGGTGTGAAGGTGGATCACATAAAGGCCCATGTGGAGAATGGTGTCCTCACCATTGTTGTTCCAAAAGACACAAACCCTAAGCCCTCCAAAGTACGCACAATCAATGTTTCTAGCAAGCTGTGA
- the LOC131160990 gene encoding uncharacterized protein LOC131160990 → MDDGRDDSVNLKKETESIYVDRVCDSSRVGNDMTVITYMSDTYSNLQKLGDEKIHEESYFNNMSDQDKCDKTYGALLSCYVREGLVDKSLAHVQKMKENGFSPNNCSYRICSNLYGTASDIENMEKLLEEMESEPYISMDWSTSTMVANLYIKAGINMKAIVALKKAEDEEEKVASLLYELRFKEVRVGEFLKRAYVEVAEGQEKEDAWKWYHKWKEKFPHLVGKVLKRGGYCYGPRQRMVRESE, encoded by the exons ATGGATGATGGAAGGGATGATTCTGTGAACTTAAAAAAAGAAACGGAGTCAATTTATGTGGATCGAGTTTGTGATTCTAGCAGAGTTGGTAATGATATGACCGTCATAACTTATATGAGCGACACTTATTCTAATCTGCAAAAGCTGGGGGATGAAAAGATTCATGAAG AGAGCTACTTCAATAACATGAGTGACCAAGATAAATGTGACAAAACATATGGCGCTCTTCTAAGTTGTTATGTCAGGGAAGGCCTCGTTGATAAATCCCTCGCTCATGTGCAAAAGATGAAGGAAAATGGATTCTCTCCCAATAACTGTAGCTATAGAATTTGCAGTAACTTGTATGGGACAGCATCTGATATTGAGAACATGGAGAAACTTCTAGAAGAAATGGAGAGTGAACCTTACATCTCCATGGATTGGAGCACTTCCACCATGGTGGCTAATTTGTACATTAAAGCAGGTATCAATATGAAAGCAATTGTAGCCTTGAAGAAAGCAGAGGATGAAGAAGAGAAGGTGGCTTCGCTATTATATGAGCTCCGGTTCAAAGAAGTCCGCGTAGGGGAATTTTTGAAGAGAGCTTATGTTGAAGTTGCTGAGGGACAGGAGAAGGAGGATGCGTGGAAGTGGTATCATAAGTGGAAGGAGAAGTTTCCTCATCTTGTGGGCAAGGTGCTCAAAAGGGGAGGGTATTGCTATGGGCCGAGACAGAGGATGGTCAGGGAGTCCGAGTAG